From the genome of Paraburkholderia aromaticivorans, one region includes:
- a CDS encoding SDR family oxidoreductase — MADHSIKGKTVVIAGGAKNLGGLIARDLAAQGAKAVAIHYNSAGSKAAAEETRAAIESAGATAVAFQADLTSAGAVEKLFSDVAAAVGRPDIAINTVGKVLKKPFVDITEAEYDEMTAVNSKSAFFFLREAGKHVNDNGKIVTLVTSLLGAFTPFYAAYAGTKAPVEHFTRAAAREFGARGISVTAVGPGPMDTPFFYPAEGADAVAYHKTAAALSPFSRTGLTDIEDVVPFIRHLVSDGWWITGQTILINGGYTTK; from the coding sequence ATGGCAGACCACAGCATCAAAGGCAAAACCGTCGTCATTGCGGGCGGGGCGAAGAACCTCGGTGGACTGATTGCGCGGGATCTCGCCGCACAGGGCGCGAAGGCAGTGGCGATCCATTACAACAGCGCCGGCTCCAAAGCCGCAGCGGAAGAAACACGCGCCGCGATCGAATCGGCGGGTGCCACGGCAGTCGCTTTCCAGGCGGATCTGACCTCGGCCGGCGCGGTCGAGAAGCTGTTTTCGGATGTCGCCGCCGCCGTCGGCCGCCCCGACATTGCGATCAATACGGTCGGCAAGGTGTTGAAGAAGCCGTTTGTCGACATCACCGAGGCCGAATACGATGAAATGACGGCGGTGAATTCCAAGTCTGCGTTCTTCTTTCTCCGAGAGGCTGGCAAGCATGTGAACGACAACGGCAAGATCGTCACGCTCGTCACGTCGCTGCTCGGCGCATTTACTCCGTTTTACGCCGCCTATGCGGGCACCAAGGCGCCGGTCGAGCATTTCACGCGCGCGGCGGCCCGGGAATTCGGCGCGCGCGGCATCTCCGTGACAGCGGTCGGCCCCGGGCCGATGGACACGCCGTTCTTCTATCCCGCCGAAGGCGCCGACGCGGTGGCTTACCACAAGACCGCCGCCGCCCTCTCGCCGTTCTCCAGAACTGGCTTGACCGACATCGAGGATGTGGTGCCCTTCATCCGCCATCTGGTCAGCGACGGGTGGTGGATTACGGGGCAAACCATTCTGATCAACGGCGGTTATACGACTAAGTGA